The following nucleotide sequence is from Bactrocera oleae isolate idBacOlea1 chromosome 2, idBacOlea1, whole genome shotgun sequence.
attattgttgttcttaataatacatctttaggttggtatatatatattatatatatattttaccgaaCTGTTGTAGTTTGGTGaacgtatttgttattacaggttctatatatataaaactgtaatctttacatacatatatgcatgataaaataaaggaataggaaacgatacgactcactttggggtccaccaaggagttttggggacaatattgtataccatatgtgtgtatggtatacttGTGTGTTGCTTTTTCCGCTTGTGGCTCTCTCCCAATTTCTGCTTCGCAGTGCTGATTtaggctggtgtggttgttattGTGTCCTTTTGAggtgattatgtttttttgttagttttgactcgcgcccgttcttgtttttttttttttaattatgtatgtatttttgttgctattcgcgctcgtatgaaattttgtgttatttcgcgcccgttgtttttttttataattgttgttttttacctcttgtacatatgtttgtgtcactccacactttcttcttctttttttttttaaattaactttttaacaatctgtttttcttcttctatgtgtatatgtatgtcagttCACTCCACAGCACTTTTTAGTCActtgtcatatatatatatatatatatattttgttttttttgttcgtttgcatgtatatattaacGTTTATCCACttcacttcttttttttttttttgttactccatagtgccgctcactatggctcgaaggaccatgaataattatgctataatgttagcactcaacattgacattattacttcccctttctttcacaaacgcctttttaaggtttaaattgaaatattctttatttttttattgaatgtttcacaagttttttattggtttaacacttttgtgataaaaattaatactacgattttaaactcagaaagttttgacggttggtagcggagatagcgatttcatacatttacgttgcgcaaagaggtcggaattatttcgaatgaggtgaattgaagatccaatccctctttttgttgattgtgtggtgtgtcatcgtgtatggtggtaacttctgtgctgacatcgtgtgcagtgtggtcgtttatgttgtgagtgcgtgttgtgttccaaggtgtggtgtgttgtattagggtgtgacattatttaccctgaagaagcggtgtagttggaaggggagtttatagtcatttaaacacctccaaagtaagcgatgctcctgaaaatttgctttagcctgcaatctaaatatgcaaacatctttgctccaaccattgaaatttcgtcactTATAATAtgcctaatatctatgagattggcatgaatagtgtttaatgtgtcactatttagtggaggaagatcgccggaagactggttgacggggagtgaaaaaaacgaaatgaagggttaggcctccaattccaaatgctgctttgccagtgggtgcgcagagtaacaccttggctgtttcggggttggttcctggtgcactattagctcgcaatgtcaacgactgatatatagttgttataagctgactcttgcccactccagcaccgcctgtgacatattcgaagaagatttcccttttactgacattgtgcattacatgagcaaagtattccctctgtttgctgttaagtgactgcaccattgcctgTAAatcgtcttctaatattagaagtgggagtttaattaatcgaaccgcctctttctcttcctctgtattgtggtgctcttgaaaaacattaatgtctcctgtttgctctggaacagCTAGAGCTCTTCCACTCcgacatgaaggttttccaaaatctgTTCTAGGttgttcgatgaaaatttgtcatatttgagcttattcagctcaatttgctccttgtgtgcattgcaaatactctcgacgtcattatttaataagtctgtttcctcatttctccatgggtgaaacatcatggtGGTTTCTCtaaagaaatcggctcttgaactttcaacgcgaaaacgtttccaacgcagaataagggcttgctttCTTTTtcttagaaatcctgatccatcctttaataccattggaagtgcagctgtcgtgtcgCGTTTAATCAAAATCtaaaccatgctgcaaaatattctaaacatagttcttccaattgatcgggcctttgagagtagtgctccagcacactcggcacatatatgtccgtagagttctcctgtaaagcattcaattcaagtcggggctttatcatccttactcggttgtttggatgtgatgtatttataaatatttccccattactggcttctgatagatgcagtcccaaaatattataagctgcttcttgagccgatatttccgatccatttacaaatttgtttccgatgtgctgcaattttcttttgattgagatattccctgcatttatttcctattcgatttatttatataattaatgatatagctgcagcaagcgtctgcgtccagaatgaattgaatatccatatttgctcaaTGGAATTTAAGGAtatgtgtggcttttttacagatgaggcTTCCCCCaagcaagcttgtatccttcataatCAGTGTTaattcgctcatccgccaaaaaaatttcgaagcAGTTTAACCgtgttatttcttcctctgggagatccgttagagttaatagttcctgtattttttgaaattgaactttgtgttgctcaataccttcctcattctccaaagtgaaaattatttctgtccattgcatcggcggatatggcataTTAAATCGacacacttgttttccatgtaggtctcttaggcaagctcgaccatgtctgtgtttttgatactgaatgaattccagtaagtccaaatcatctccatcggttgtgatgtgtcggtcgatgaatgtttcaacatcatttgtgttgatGATTCCATCACTTTTCAATTGTGATGCGTTACTTAGCCATTACATGCCATtacaatgtggtgatcccctatgctggaattcaattctgtaatagtaacggactactaaattctctccaaatagtccgttttgtaataattttagcatttggcggaatcgattgtcgaaatacctggaacatgtaactggatctgtcgttatcagtctcgccttttcagagcttgatagagcagtagctttgtcttccgaaatgtctaccttatccaccagtttctttaatatgactaacaactcaggccattttgtttctgcagtagacattgtgataaaaaatgttggcaaaccaaactggcggatcatggctaaaactttcttcttttcaacCTCCCAAgcaaggttgctgacaaaattttcatccctcacatttgcagcggttatattcctcgatccagactttttacgtaGGCAAAtgtaaattgcatttttaatgctctccaactcgtagaactcATTAATACACAGGAGCAGGTCCACGCGCACataacgccgatcatagcgtcgaattttagaacgtgcaattttactgtAAGTTGTTGTGGATGccctcttttttccgcagtgaatcgttggatacgacaattcctgagcatcgtcgtcggttgtaacgtcctGTGGGCATCTACTTTGTCGTGGTGCCATTGCAATCCGTTCAATGGgtcgattttcaacgggttcattgttGAACGGAttcatgtgttgcaaaagttgtacttttggttcgaagacggaaattttgatgacagataaaacatttttctagcatcttctgagcgcgcaaattttgttgaagtctgccatttttcttgttttttcacttgatgaggtaaccaagtgccaccgcaacacccgcatatttcagtgggtcctttctttatcaacaatgcgtacatatcaaagatattggcagctcgacattgacgttgacgttcttgttcttctagctgtgcatcaggataaagttcacgacgtcttcttatattcctcctagtttgcctctcgctttttaactgacgatttgcggaATCCAATCTATGCAGTTGTACTCTCACCAACGTTAATTCCTGCTCatttgctagttgttgcctggtttgctggcgggtcactcttttttgggaagaatttaaaatttgctcacgacgtcttcttattggatgttctcgacgacttctcctcaatgcagcatctcgttgcctctccTCTTCCCTTATTATTGATTCTGACTCCGTACAGAACGTttcattgtgttgcgctcctgctccgctgctctatattccggattggttctccaaTTTAAATGTTCCGTGGTGTTGCGTTCCAGTTCTTCAGTCCTATAATCCGaatccaagcgcctgttcgaatgtcctactgtgtcgcgctcctgctccgctactctgtattcgggattcattcgtctgtttgagtgcTCCGCGGGGTTGCGtacctgctcttcagctctatattccgaaATCAAAAGTCTATTTGAATGACTGATCGTGTCACGCCCCTGTTCTGtagctctgtgaagtaggttctgtcgtctagtggaacgtgcagaattttcacgagttctctcctcattgcggtactccaaatttgagctgcgtaattctgcaatataggCGGCGTTCCtctgtctattattttccaaattttgactatattgttgtcggcttcgattcagagcattgcgacgtcttaGTTCCTGCGATTGtctagatactcttggcatttttataaattaataagatatttaTACAGATAAAAATTACAAGTATACTAACaataaacagtgaaaaaattataatagaactaaaataatgcttattcttaaaaaataataatatacataaaataatgcttattatttgaaaaggaTTTTTTCCTTGTTTTGAAAGTTGTGTgccttgttgaaagtttaagctgctcgcgtaaactgaagttaacctatttattgaatgttttagagcccgacttcacatctgcaaactcttttgccctcttggtatcatcaaggaattttgttttgtacctacccatcagttaattagggtttcaaaattattattaataaatataatatgtcttGAATTATTagggatttttttgttttatggttattaaaaatattatttccccgttaaatacaaaaggggcattatcgaagtttttttacctaggttatgctTTTGAGCTACGCTTCGAACAATGTTTATTATTCTACCTAGAATGTTTTGTACCTAGCCATCAGTTGATttgggttttaaaactgaataattatgtgttaaaagtcaataaataataatatatcttgaataattagggatttgtttattttatgtttaattaaataatatttttgctcctaaCTCATATGTATCCATTCTaaacacaattttcaacttattgtcccaattaTCTTCATGTCataccttacttttggcacGAGCAAACCAGTTTTTggcaaatataagaaaaattttgttgaaagctcaaattggtcagtataaattattaattaatcttatttgtttataatatattttttgtaaagtagTTAAATCTGATTACAATGTAATTAGTGTGATAATTGTGATTAGTTATGTTACTCACTATTTACCATATAGGAAAAATTTAAGGGTTTAGTTTTCTATTACAAGCTATATTACATTTCGGAGATAATGGGTTctctatttaatgaaaaaattaagtcatgccaaactttgtgaagatattttgtcatataaaaaaattgcccatacaagaacttgattttgatcggtcagttcctacgacagctgtatgctatagtggtccgatcttaacaattcgttcgaagattgaagttatatcttggacaatcatcatctatgcaatatttcgtgaagataacttgtcgtaaacaatttttttcatataagaactttatttagattgtcagtttgtatggcagctatatgccattgagagaaatccatgccggatttcgtgaagatatctaatCTATAGAACTATTTTTCCAtgaaagcacttgattccgatcgttcagtttgtatggcagatatatgctatagtgatccgatctgaacaatttcttcggagattgcattacttcttctagcaaaaactcataccgaatttcgtgaaaatatctcgtcagatgaaagagttttctacacaagcacttgattccgatcgttcaggttatatggcagctatatgctatagtcaccccaTCTATGCAATTTCTTTGGGGATTAAGCGAATGCCTTAAATAAGGCGGGATAGCTTGTAGGGAATTTGctcgcaatttgcaaaaatgaaattgtgaatggattacaatcatttTTGACATCGGATTAACTTTTAATAAAGGTCATATACTCTTACTGAATCTAACTGAAACAAATCATATTAGTGGTATATTAGGAATATATAACAGTCATGAAACTAATCGATATATTCacgtttaattttattaagatatcttatattGAGATATaatgggttttccaatagggacaATACGATTCTAACTttcgttttgaatatttttaatatgtcatgatttgtaattttttttcactgtattcagtaatgtttacaatatcAAGATATACAcgtacgcaagaacaacgtttacaaattattcaattttattatcaaaataattgttctcCACTTGTAACTTTTCGTGCACTTTTGCCATTTTACggtcgtaataatcgtccacGTGTGATCGCTATTcgtcgaattgttgaaaatttcgagcGTACATTTTCTTTGCATAATGTTCAAGTGTCAACAAGAGAAAGAACCGctcgaagtaatgaaaatattgctgccgTTCAGGCAAGTGTTGCTGAAGACCGCAATTTATCCAATTGGGATGTCTCAAACCACAATGGACGGATTTTGAGAAAGGATTTGGGCTTACATccgtataaaattgttttcactcaagaattgaagccgttgGACCACCGTAAGCGTCAAGACTTTGCTGATTTtgtctttgaaattttttttaaagaaaattaggtTTTGATTGGTGCggtaaacaaacaaaactttTGATTATGATGCGAGGAAAATCCACAGATTATTCACGAACAAACATTActttcacctaaattgacagtttggtttggcttgtggtctggtggaatcatcggtccatacttctttcgaaatgaagctggtaccaatggagagcggtatagatcgatgataaccaacctTTTATGGGCGCGATTGGAAGACATTGATCTCGACAACATCTCGTTCTAACAAGATGGGGCTACGTTCCACACAGCATGTGCaaaaaccgaattattgcgagaaaagtttggagattcgataatttcaagaaattgttaCATTGAATGACCTCCAAGGAGTTGTGGCTTAACACCATTCGACTAATTCTTGTGGGGCTATTGGAAGTCCCTGGTCTTTAGAAATAAaccttttttaagaaaaaaacatagaaatttttctttcaaatgttggccgcggccaCGTTTCTGATGGTCCATccaatgattccaccggcccacaaactacaccaaaccgttgtttttttttaatgaaatggcaGCTTAGAGATTCAAGAGGTTGCTCTTCGTCACAAATGCGGTAATTttacttgtttacataccccatgagccagaaatgggcttcatcgctgaacaaaatttggctcgaaaacgtcggatcttcttggaacttttcaagagcccttAGAGCGAAGGGATGTCACTTAGGAAGGTCGAGGGGCTTCAGTTATTGcaaaagctgtattttgtatgctttcaatttaagatgtCGACGTAAAATGctccaagtcgttccatacgtaaGTCAGAGTTGCtacgaacggcgccgaatcgactctccacgatCTTCGTGTACATTCTCAGCTacgccgctatattttcttcactgcgtgctggacatGATCTATTCGATCGGagattatccaataatgaatgctgagtctcaagatgggtgatggtgttgcgaatagtacgatCAGTAGGCCGATTGActataagttgagcgaagcgcgcgaaacacattctttaccgAGCGTGAATTCTCGTAAAAAAGTTGACCGATTTGTAAACATtattcaggcgtaagtctttctaCGATAAAATGGTAaataatactgaacaaaaataacatgacaacttgacacgactcacgcgtgatctgtcaaaaaaaggctattgaaaaagtacctctacttggatcacccgttatttTCGGATAATATTCGAAATTATAGTGAAGAACAGAAAGAGCACTTAAACCAGAATCTTAAAGTAATGGAAGAATGGTATTAAGGTTGTTGAGATCCTCATATTGCCAACCGGATAATCTGTTTACTTAaatgtttccatttttttaaacaaaactgacataataaataaatatattaagtattttagtaatttagtgtaaaatgtaaataaatatttaaaaataaacgagaaCAAATCTTACAAAACCATTTATAGTTTCATGAACTATGAGCTAAAAGATATCCAAAATTGtgcttttattatatataatattatacatatatggtatatatagttTCCACTATTTTTGTTAAGAGGTGGCAGATCAGAGTACTAGTTGCGCAAACCTCTATTCCGaaatttataccctgaacagggtatattaagtttgccacgaagtttgtaacacccagaaggaaacgtcggagaccatataaagtatcaATATAAATGACACCGTGACGAGCtgggttgatttagccatgtccgtctgtctgtacgtccgtccgtctgtccgtctgtatatacgcgaactagtccctcagtttttgagatatcgatctgaaattttgaacaagtctttttcttatcaagaagctgctcatttgtcggaacggccgatatcggaccactatagcatatagctgccatacaaactgaacaatcggaatcaagtgtttgtatggaaaactctttcatttgacaaggtatcttcatgaaatttggcatgtattattattttcagcatttatctaatctccgaagaaattgtatagatcggatgactatagcatatagctgccatacaaactgaacaatcggaatcaagtgcttgtatgggaaactctttcatttgacgagatatcttcatgaaatttggcatgtattattatttaaagcattaatctaatctccgatgaaattgtatagatcggatgactatagcatatagctgccatattaactgaacgatcggagtaaagtgcttgcatggaaaaaattttttttgacgaggtatcttcacgaaactaggcacgagttattgcttaaggcaacaaattattctccacaaaaattggtcagatcagatcactatatcatatagctgccatacaaattgaactttcggaatcaagttcttgtaaggggcctttgtatttgtgaagggtattatagcttcggcgcaaccgaagttaacgtttttcttgtttcatttgTGCTTGAGTTATATACTGTAGTCCGAATAGATTGAAGATAAAATTGTAGCACAAAGATGTCAGAATActattatgcaccaaatttaaTGAAACTGGTGTAGTGGTTCTAAAAATATGGGATTTAAAGTTTGAGGTGTCACAAATAACCGGTAGATGAACACGTGCAACATGTTgagagaatataaaaatatatataatatatactcgtatacatgtTCGTTGTTTTCTGTAAAGAGAAACAAAAACCCTATTCGCCTTGTAGTCAACACTAAgcaataattacaaatatatgtatgtatatactttttcagAAATAAGTTTGGTGATACATTTTTGGAAGAAAAATGGATTACTAGTGGAAGCTTAGGGTCACGGGATACTGTACTTGTTTTTCGTCAtagtattttagaaataaaatcgAAAGAGATTATTGTGTCTTCGAAAAACGAAACTTCAGATACCAATACGAAAAACGTTTGCTGTAACGATTTCATAATAAAAGACACTTCTGGACTTTATAACAAGGGCTTACCTTCTATAGAAGTAAATGGAAAAAAGAACCTATCGTTGCATAAACATTTTACTAACTTGTTAAATCcggatatttcaaattttaatagtGAAGTTTGTGAAATAGATCCGGATGAAAAAGTTGTATTAGCTCCAAAAGAGTATTCTCAATCTGATATAGAGCAACGTAATTTCGATGAAACTTCTCAAGATATAAATAAAGTTTGTGAGGACGACGACGTCGAGGATATTGTGCATGCCTCTGATATGCCAgcttataaaatgaaaattaaatataaatttgtgcaAACTGAAACCAAGCTTTTGAGAAAAATTCTTGTTTGTCATGGTTTGTCGGAAGTGGGAGAAAATGAGAGTTTCAGCATCCTTTGGACAGGAATACATGTCAAACCTGATATTCTAAGAAATCTTGCGCCTTATCAACGTGTTAATCACTTTCCAAGGTAAATACGCTTAATACTTtatattcaaaagaaaatacacaaacatattGAACTAACATACTTATTTATAGGTCTTATGAATTAACTCGTAAAGATCGTTTGTACAAGAATATTGAGAAAATGCAACATTTGCgaggtataaaaaattttgatttcgtaCCACAGTCTTTCGTTTTGCCAATTGAATATAAGGAACTAACCTCAGCGCATAATAAAAATCGCGGTCCATGGATCGTAAAACCAGCTGCGTCTAGTCGTGGACGtggtatttttattgttaatagAGTAAgtttctttacaaaaaaattttacagaattttaatttaaattttaatgcctATTTGTGCATAAGCAATCAACTACAATTTGGCGATTTTTTTATCTACTTATGAAAAATGTAATGGAAGGGCAACTTTAAATAGtattaatactaatattaaGCAATTAGTTTATTCTAACAGCTATAATGGTTTCTAAGCAGCAACACCTCCGCGACCgcgttgtaaatttttataaaaaacatgaAACCGCCTGAAAAAAGTTTACGTGTGTGCATTTTATGGCTTAAGGCGTGTCCAGAAGAACAATATACTCAATATTAAGTACTGCTGACACGTCACATCCGGAAGTGCCTTAAAAAATTGATACTAACGGTGTAACGCGCTTGCTCAAACATCCTGACTAAACTAAGACTGATTGCCGACAATGGCCCGTATTCTGAAGTTCactaattttttcgttttcaaataatatatttataatacatgGAATAACTtacctttttttaaatagtatatTTTGAGTTACGCTGAAATAAAACTTATGCAGATTTTTAGttttagtataaatattatatagttgGTATTAAAAACTGCTTTTAGACAATTGGGCATGCTATCAATGAACTTTTAGAAATACTGAGTTCAATGTTTTGCCAACCTCAGATTAAGTACTGTGAATTTGCATCAGAAGGGGATACTTCCACCTTATTATTATGCGGCATATTTGTCGAAATTCGCCAGAGATCTACAGCGCCCCTCTCTAACTCATTGGTAACAACATCAGATTTGTCGCAATTTCTGCGTTTACAGAGTCTTCTTCCTTAACctggagattccattattgctcaGCTCCGTGTATCCAATCAGTAGATTGTCGAAAGCAGTATTTGAGCGTTAAAGGATAATCTGAAAAAACCTCTTCTCCAGACACCTCGCCAGAAGCCTTAGTCCTCATGTTCGACCCGCTCCTCTTAAAACTACCGCTCATGACTGTAGTAGTTTTCATTAAATCTGCATAAGATGCTATAAATGCACGATTTAGTAGAAATAACATCTTTGTCAAACCAATATGAATAACAAACTATACAAACGatactgtttaaaaaaaatttgttatgtgGGGCAGATAGTCGAACCTTGTTAATACAtataagatatttatttttcatatcaaaaacaaaagataaaatCCGTAACTACACatatatcattattattatgtacccatatattataaataaatcttataattatgttttatttatctTCTTTTATAGCCAGATCAAATACCGCAAGATGAGCAAGTTCTAGTTTGCAAATATATTAATGATCCCTTATGCATCGATGGTCATAAGTGCGATTTGCGTGTTTATGTACTTGTAACGTCATTTGAtccattaattatttatatttatgaagaAGGTTTAGTTAGACTAGCTACTGTAAAATATGATCGTGCTGATGAAAACCTATGGAATCCTTGTATGCACCTTTGTAACTACAGCATTAATAAATATCATTCAGATTATATTAAATCTAGTGATGCTGAAATTGAAGACGTTGGCCATAAATGGACTCTCTCCGCTTTATTGCGACACTTAAAATCACAAGGTTGTAATACTCAGGAATTAATGGGGAACATAGAAGATTTGATCATTAAATCTATATTTGCTTGTGCTCAATCTATTATATCAGCTTGTCGCATGTTTGTTCCAAGTGGTAGCAATTGTTTTGAATTGTACGGATTTGATATCTTAATTGATAATAGTCTTAAACCTTGGCTTTTAGAAGTTAATTTATCTCCATCTATGGGTGTTGATAGCCCATTAGACTCTAAAGTAAAAGCCTGTCTTATTACGGATCTCTTAACATGTGTTGGTATTCCAGCATATTCTACTGAGATGCGAGCCCAGTACGACAACAAATGGACGCGGTTTCGTAACATAAACTGTGCTCGACGAATTACATCAGCGGATCAATACGTGAGCGGTAATTGTAACGGCACACGTCGTTTAACAGCGAACTCCATCCCTATACAACAAACGCTTACGTTGGAAGAAcaaagaattattaaaaatgcgAGATTACAATTTGATAGACGAGGTGGGTTCGTTCGTATTTTCCCGACAGATGATAGCATGCAACGCTACGGTAGCTTTCTTGACAATTCTACAGGAATACCAATATCTACTCCAATGGCACAAGGGCAAATGCCGTACTCTATGATCCTTCCCCATAATTATAACCAGGTTTTATTTAACTGTTTATATGCGAATTCAAATGATAAAAAAGAAAGTAATGCACTTTTACAAAGGATGTGCCAATATGAACGTGCACTAGCAGTTGGATCCTTAGTGTTATTTAGTGGTAAAAATCTTAAATCTAAATCAGTGGAAGAAGGAAAACGTTTACGCaatcaaattataaaattaattgataatgGCTCGGAACTAACCCAACTGCAAGCCAGGCAGGCATTTGCATTATACTTAGAAGCAATTTTACATCGAATCACTCAGGATCCGAGAGATTTTCATGAAAAGATAATTTTAAAGTTCTTAAATAGGCTAGGGGGTAATATTAAAACTCCGGCAGTACTCTTTCATAACCCCCAGAACTCTCGTGGTAATAGCAAAGCCAGAACAGCCATGGTCGCAAAACAGT
It contains:
- the TTLL5 gene encoding tubulin polyglutamylase TTLL5 isoform X1 gives rise to the protein MFTKQWSKNIIHTSWKFGRCVSKAKWHTNEFVMTVSYTRNKFGDTFLEEKWITSGSLGSRDTVLVFRHSILEIKSKEIIVSSKNETSDTNTKNVCCNDFIIKDTSGLYNKGLPSIEVNGKKNLSLHKHFTNLLNPDISNFNSEVCEIDPDEKVVLAPKEYSQSDIEQRNFDETSQDINKVCEDDDVEDIVHASDMPAYKMKIKYKFVQTETKLLRKILVCHGLSEVGENESFSILWTGIHVKPDILRNLAPYQRVNHFPRSYELTRKDRLYKNIEKMQHLRGIKNFDFVPQSFVLPIEYKELTSAHNKNRGPWIVKPAASSRGRGIFIVNRPDQIPQDEQVLVCKYINDPLCIDGHKCDLRVYVLVTSFDPLIIYIYEEGLVRLATVKYDRADENLWNPCMHLCNYSINKYHSDYIKSSDAEIEDVGHKWTLSALLRHLKSQGCNTQELMGNIEDLIIKSIFACAQSIISACRMFVPSGSNCFELYGFDILIDNSLKPWLLEVNLSPSMGVDSPLDSKVKACLITDLLTCVGIPAYSTEMRAQYDNKWTRFRNINCARRITSADQYVSGNCNGTRRLTANSIPIQQTLTLEEQRIIKNARLQFDRRGGFVRIFPTDDSMQRYGSFLDNSTGIPISTPMAQGQMPYSMILPHNYNQVLFNCLYANSNDKKESNALLQRMCQYERALAVGSLVLFSGKNLKSKSVEEGKRLRNQIIKLIDNGSELTQLQARQAFALYLEAILHRITQDPRDFHEKIILKFLNRLGGNIKTPAVLFHNPQNSRGNSKARTAMVAKQLGDFLEQYNRDTEAYVDSFDHFGMIPSSLFSDFLAQSQEADLEAVLALHTNVTGNMPYLYNRFGLSVPQTPPIPSGLHGFLRALPAMVLTGSVARDFNKFNGYYKNNEKNLNILGS